Proteins co-encoded in one Desulfobulbaceae bacterium genomic window:
- a CDS encoding NADH-quinone oxidoreductase subunit N, protein MLFAPELILLLGSLLLFIFTLTANNNHARKMAVLIGIAASIVSIASINQNGFLFFKAYQIDMFSQLFKVLITISMTVVLLFSNEMKDITPRMKPEYYLFLVLSSLGLVMLVSSVELITLFVALELSSFSLYLMVPMRDDREGLRTQMEAGVKYIMFAVMTTGIMLFGMSYLFGLTGTTYLSEIADLLPKLIKEPAAIVGIAMVLSGFLFKLAVFPFHFWVPDVYQGAANETTSFIASVPKLGAVAILIRITMLAAPEGTMIVKLLVICAICSMFYGNLAALVQKDIKRLLGFSGIAHAGFVLLGLLTLQQEGYATSIFYIVGYVLMNMACFLVLCQVSKKGENIEIADLSGLYHRSPLMAFTLATGMMALAGIPPFVGFMGKFMLLAGALQAKQLTLVILAALNTAIAIYYYLSVLKVAYCDQPTATDAIEVNFTTKALSIALILAIITMGVIPEQMLTIANQAVAALL, encoded by the coding sequence ATGCTCTTCGCTCCCGAGCTCATCCTCCTGCTAGGGAGTCTGCTGCTCTTTATCTTCACCCTGACCGCTAACAATAACCATGCGCGAAAGATGGCCGTTCTAATCGGAATAGCCGCATCTATCGTCAGCATCGCCTCGATCAACCAGAATGGCTTCCTATTTTTCAAGGCCTACCAGATTGACATGTTTTCACAGTTGTTCAAGGTTTTGATTACCATCAGCATGACAGTGGTCCTGCTCTTCAGCAATGAAATGAAAGATATTACCCCCAGGATGAAGCCAGAGTACTACCTCTTTCTGGTCTTAAGCTCTCTGGGTCTGGTGATGCTGGTCTCAAGCGTTGAACTGATCACCCTCTTTGTGGCGCTTGAACTCTCTTCCTTTTCCCTCTACCTGATGGTCCCTATGCGCGATGACCGCGAAGGACTGCGGACCCAGATGGAAGCAGGCGTCAAATATATCATGTTCGCGGTGATGACCACCGGGATTATGCTCTTCGGCATGAGTTACCTCTTCGGTCTGACTGGCACCACCTATCTCTCTGAAATCGCGGACCTCCTACCAAAGCTGATCAAAGAACCCGCGGCCATTGTCGGCATCGCCATGGTCCTGTCCGGTTTTCTCTTTAAGCTTGCAGTCTTCCCCTTCCACTTCTGGGTACCCGATGTATACCAAGGGGCCGCCAACGAAACCACCTCCTTCATCGCCTCGGTGCCAAAACTTGGAGCGGTAGCAATTCTGATCCGTATCACCATGCTGGCCGCACCAGAAGGGACCATGATTGTCAAACTGCTGGTGATTTGCGCTATTTGCTCAATGTTTTACGGCAACCTAGCCGCACTCGTTCAGAAGGATATCAAACGACTCTTGGGTTTCTCCGGCATAGCTCATGCCGGATTTGTCCTGCTCGGCCTGCTGACACTACAGCAGGAGGGATATGCGACCTCAATCTTTTACATTGTCGGGTATGTACTGATGAACATGGCCTGCTTCCTGGTGCTTTGCCAAGTAAGTAAAAAGGGCGAGAATATCGAAATTGCCGATCTGAGCGGGCTCTACCACCGGTCTCCCCTGATGGCTTTCACCCTGGCCACCGGAATGATGGCATTGGCCGGGATTCCCCCCTTTGTCGGCTTCATGGGCAAATTTATGCTCTTAGCAGGCGCACTTCAGGCAAAGCAGCTTACGCTGGTCATTCTCGCTGCCTTGAACACCGCCATCGCTATCTACTATTATCTCTCTGTGCTCAAGGTTGCATATTGCGACCAACCGACCGCGACTGACGCAATTGAAGTCAACTTCACCACCAAGGCGCTCAGCATTGCCCTGATCCTCGCCATTATCACCATGGGTGTCATCCCCGAGCAGATGCTTACCATCGCCAATCAGGCTGTTGCCGCCTTACTCTAA
- a CDS encoding ferredoxin family protein, translated as MDIRTWEGDKVTIKVDYDKCNGNGTCVEICPTTVYELQGDKTVPVAIDECIECCACAENCPAGAIVHSSCE; from the coding sequence ATGGACATCAGGACATGGGAAGGAGATAAGGTCACAATCAAGGTTGACTACGACAAGTGCAATGGCAACGGAACCTGTGTTGAAATTTGTCCAACCACAGTTTACGAACTACAGGGGGATAAGACCGTGCCGGTTGCCATCGACGAGTGCATTGAGTGCTGTGCCTGCGCAGAAAACTGTCCAGCTGGGGCGATTGTCCATTCATCCTGTGAGTAG